In Drosophila bipectinata strain 14024-0381.07 chromosome 2R, DbipHiC1v2, whole genome shotgun sequence, one genomic interval encodes:
- the Pkn gene encoding serine/threonine-protein kinase N isoform X13, producing MLSDHHRPFGWPLVLTLALVRLQLANTVLAISPRNVIDRHVGPHVMIVPTFHAVAQVLRQMFSLQQQHYQHNPSQLHYLDLSPSRIIDNKLFLCPSAVVASPAARISLVHITLEPINASRTTSCLIEEVAEPDLQPEVKAVAESQSPHKVSEAYVESILLETVEKLESEVPVQVQVNQVIPQLGKLYVGGGQQQQQQYVQSSPIIQEPPTPTIYGNNATSGVPQFPQPSQRQEKQPQQQQPIYANQYELNVAKAAAAASVYTPGSNANSQQQQQQQQQQRRSVARGLQYRESGGIEAGRAGKAPNAGMLSMDNFRLLSVLGRGHFGKVILSQLRTNNQYYAIKALKKGDIIARDEVESLLSEKRIFEVANAMRHPFLVNLYSCFQTDQHVCFVMEYAAGGDLMMHIHTDVFLEPRAVFYAACVVLGLQYLHENKIIYRDLKLDNLLLDTEGYVKIADFGLCKEGMGFGDRTGTFCGTPEFLAPEVLTETSYTRAVDWWGLGVLIFEMLVGESPFPGDDEEEVFDSIVNDEVRYPRFLSLEAIAVMRRLLRKNPERRLGSSERDAEDVKKQAFFRSIVWDDLLLRKVKPPFVPTINHLEDVSNFDEEFTSEKAQLTPPKEPRHLSEDEQVLFQDFSYTAEWC from the exons ATGCTAAGTGACCACCACCGGCCATTTGGTTGGCCTCTGGTCTTGACTTTGGCACTTGTTCGCCTTCAGTTGGCCAATACGGTTTTGGCCATATCGCCGCGTAACGTTATCGATCGACATGTAGGGCCGCACGTCATGATTGTGCCAACTTTCCATGCGGTCGCGCAAGTTTTGAGGCAAATGTTTTccctgcaacagcagcactACCAGCATAACCCCAGCCAGCTTCATTACCTCGACCTGTCCCCCTCGAGAATCATCGACAACAAGCTATTTCTGTGTCCCAGCGCCGTCGTCGCATCTCCCGCT GCCCGCATTAGTCTTGTACATATCACCCTTGAACCGATCAATGCCAGCCGGACGACCAGTTGCCTGATAGAAGAGGTGGCCGAGCCGGATCTGCAGCCGGAGGTCAAGGCCGTGGCGGAGTCGCAGTCGCCACATAAAGTATCCGAGGCTTATGTTGAGAGCATTCTGCTCGAAACGGTTGAGAAGTTAGAATCAGAAGTCCCAGTCCAAGTCCAAGTGAATCAG GTAATACCGCAGCTGGGCAAGCTCTATGTAGGCGGcggccagcaacagcagcagcagtatgTGCAGTCCTCGCCCATCATCCAGGAGCCACCCACTCCGACCATTTATGGGAATAATGCCACTTCAGGTGTGCCCCAATTCCCACAGCCCTCACAGAGGCAGGAGAAGcaaccacagcagcagcaacccaTCTATGCCAATCAGTACGAGTTGAATGTGGCCAAGGCGGCGGCAGCCGCTTCCGTTTACACCCCCGGCTCCAATGCCAACagtcagcaacagcaacagcagcaacaacagcagcgcCGTAGTGTTGCCCGTGGCCTGCAGTATCGCGAATCCGGCGGAATCGAGGCCGGACGCGCCGGTAAGGCTCCCAATGCCGGCATGCTGTCGATGGACAACTTCCGCCTGCTGAGTGTTTTGGGTCGTGGCCACTTCGGCAAGGTTATACTGTCACAGTTGCGTACTAACAACCAGTACTATGCCATCAAGGCGCTCAAGAAGGGCGACATTATTGCCCGGGACGAGGTCGAGTCCCTGCTCAGTGAGAAGCGCATTTTCGAGGTGGCCAATGCCATGCGTCATCCCTTCTTAGTCAACTTGTATTCGTGCTTCCAAACTGAC CAACACGTTTGTTTTGTGATGGAGTACGCCGCCGGTGGCGATCTAATGATGCACATCCATACGGATGTGTTCCTGGAGCCGCGTGCCGTCTTCTATGCCGCCTGTGTGGTCTTGGGTTTGCAGTATCTGCACGAGAACAAGATCATCTATCGGGACCTGAAGCTGGACAACTTGCTGCTGGACACGGAGGGCTATGTCAAGATCGCCGACTTTGGCCTGTGCAAAGAGGGCATGGGCTTCGGGGATCGCACTGGCACTTTCTGTGGCACGCCAGAGTTCCTGGCTCCAGAAGTGCTCACAGAGACCTCGTACACTCGGGCCGTGGATTGGTGGGGTCTGggtgttttaatttttgagaTGTTGGTTGGGGAG TCCCCGTTCCCCGGCGACGATGAAGAAGAGGTATTCGATTCAATTGTCAACGATGAGGTGCGCTATCCGCGTTTCCTTTCACTGGAGGCCATAGCCGTGATGCGTAGG CTGCTGCGCAAGAACCCCGAACGACGACTGGGATCTTCGGAACGCGATGCGGAGGATGTGAAAAAGCAGGCCTTCTTCCGATCTATTGTCTGGGATGATTTGCTGCTCCGCAAAGTCAAACCACCGTTTGTGCCCACAATT AACCATTTGGAGGATGTCTCAAACTTTGACGAGGAGTTCACGTCGGAGAAGGCCCAACTAACGCCACCGAAGGAGCCGCGCCACCTCTCCGAGGACGAGCAGGTGCTCTTCCAGGACTTTTCATACACGGCCGAATGGTGTTAG
- the Pkn gene encoding serine/threonine-protein kinase N isoform X10 yields the protein MSRLVKRIRSMISPHSNRDRDPARDRDREDSASVSTFEGGVSGRKFHSLPRRYSRHSTARRSNSGLWNRLVTNVFRTESDDDFYEESNTSGAIFYTDSVNGSNYELSGEGEYIKHPVLYELSHKYGFTENLPESCMSIRLEEIKEAIRREIRKELKIKEGAEKLREVAKDRRSLSDVAVLVKKSKSKLAELKSELQELESQILLTSANTAVNSNGQEAITASVDPNGGLLVGGAVGGLGGGNNALEGGGPATANDKVLASLEKQLQIEMKVKTGAENMIQSLGIGCDKKLLAEAHQMLADSKAKIEFLRLRIIKVKQNREQADRMKATRQMLDEHGQTVAGNSSSQPQSLETTLEERIEELRHRLRIEAAVVDGAKNVIRTLQTANRAPDKKALQEAHGRLSESSRKLDLLRYSLDLRRQELPADSPAAQLLKTELQIVQQSTSPVPVTYTSLQSSHGGLLGGKPYQSVSSLGRCASVTGKLEVRLMGCQDLLEDVPGRSRRDKDNNSSPGDLRSFVKGVTSRSSSKSYSVKDETSIEIMAVIKLDNITVGQTSWKPCSQQAWDQRFSIDLDRSRELEIGVYWRDWRSLCAVKVLRLEEFIDDVRHGMALQLEPQGLLFAEVKFLNPMISQKPKLRRQRMIFNRQQAKNISRAKQMNINVATWGRLLKRNAPNHVHMSSGGTGAPPAGASPMAASFTRDSDSPISRTPSSDALVEPEPYTPGEQAQNLEFDPDAGINEHVETPGEYPDPSASGLSGMRPLSMHMQGISVLPPDSPPVTAAGAAGRPGTLNLQMPGATKGAAIQGGRTAAPTTAPPPPPVAVKPSTTTPVLDQEVIPQLGKLYVGGGQQQQQQYVQSSPIIQEPPTPTIYGNNATSGVPQFPQPSQRQEKQPQQQQPIYANQYELNVAKAAAAASVYTPGSNANSQQQQQQQQQQRRSVARGLQYRESGGIEAGRAGKAPNAGMLSMDNFRLLSVLGRGHFGKVILSQLRTNNQYYAIKALKKGDIIARDEVESLLSEKRIFEVANAMRHPFLVNLYSCFQTDQHVCFVMEYAAGGDLMMHIHTDVFLEPRAVFYAACVVLGLQYLHENKIIYRDLKLDNLLLDTEGYVKIADFGLCKEGMGFGDRTGTFCGTPEFLAPEVLTETSYTRAVDWWGLGVLIFEMLVGESPFPGDDEEEVFDSIVNDEVRYPRFLSLEAIAVMRRLLRKNPERRLGSSERDAEDVKKQAFFRSIVWDDLLLRKVKPPFVPTINHLEDVSNFDEEFTSEKAQLTPPKEPRHLSEDEQVLFQDFSYTAEWC from the exons ATGTCCAGGCTGGTCAAGAGAATCCGTAGTATGATCAGTCCTCACAGTAATCGAGATCGGGATCCGGCTAGGGATCGGGATCGTGAAGACTCTGCTTCGGTGTCTACCTTTGAGGGCGGGGTGTCAGGCCGGAAGTTCCATTCACTGCCGCGACGGTACAGTCGTCACTCCACTGCCAGACGCTCCAATAGTGGCCTGTGGAATCGTCTGGTCACCAATGTCTTTCGAACAGAAAGTGACGATGATTTCTATGAAGAATCGAATACTAGTGGTGCTATATTCTATACGGATTCGGTTAATGGTTCCAACTATGAGTTGTCCGGAGAA GGCGAATACATAAAGCATCCTGTTCTGTACGAACTGAGTCACAAATATGGTTTCACAGAGAATCTGCCCGAGAGCTGTATGTCCATACGGCTGGAGGAGATCAAGGAGGCCATACGCCGCGAGATTCGCAAGGAGCTGAAGATCAAGGAGGGCGCCGAGAAGCTGCGCGAGGTGGCCAAGGACCGGCGCTCCCTCAGCGATGTGGCCGTTCTTGTCAAGAAGAGCAAAAGCAAGCTGGCCGAGCTGAAGTCCGAGTTGCAGGAGCTGGAGAGCCAAATCCTACTGACATCGGCCAACACTGCGGTGAACAGCAATGGCCAAG AAGCTATTACTGCCAGCGTTGATCCCAATGGAGGCCTCTTGGTTGGCGGCGCAGTTGGTGGACTGGGCGGCGGAAACAACGCACTGGAGGGCGGTGGCCCGGCCACTGCCAACGACAAAGTTCTGGCCTCGCTGGAGAAGCAGCTGCAGATCGAGATGAAGGTCAAGACCGGGGCGGAGAACATGATCCAGTCGCTGGGAATCGGATGCGACAAGAAGCTCCTGGCCGAGGCCCACCAGATGCTGGCCGATTCGAAGGCCAAAATCGAGTTCCTGCGACTGCGCATCATCAAGGTGAAACAGAACCGCGAACAGGCCGATCGCATGAAGGCCACGCGCCAAATGCTGGACGAACATGGCCAGACGGTGGCCGGCAATAGCAGTAGCCAGCCGCAGAGTCTGGAGACGACGCTGGAGGAGCGAATTGAGGAGCTGCGGCATCGGTTACGGATCGAGGCAGCCGTCGTGGATGGAGCCAAGAATGTGATCCGAACGCTTCAGACGGCCAACCGGGCTCCAGACAAGAAGGCGCTACAGGAG GCCCATGGACGCTTGTCGGAGTCTTCGCGAAAACTGGATCTCTTGCGCTACTCGCTGGACCTTCGCCGCCAGGAGCTGCCCGCCGACTCTCCCGCCGCCCAATTGCTGAAAACGGAGCTGCAGATCGTCCAGCAATCCACGTCCCCGGTCCCCGTCACCTACACCTCCCTGCAATCGAGTCACGGCGGTCTGCTGGGCGGCAAGCCCTACCAGTCGGTCTCGTCGCTGGGCAGGTGCGCCAGTGTCACCGGCAAGCTGGAGGTGCGTCTCATGGGCTGCCAGGATCTGCTGGAAGATGTGCCCGGACGATCGAGGAGGGACAAGGACAACAACTCCAGTCCGGGGGATCTGCGAAGCTTCGTCAAGGGCGTGACATCGCGCAGCAGTTCGAAGAGCTATTCGGTGAAGGACGAGACCTCCATCGAGATCATGGCGGTCATTAAGCTGGACAACATCACCGTGGGCCAAACATCCTGGAAGCCGTGCTCGCAGCAGGCCTGGGACCAGCGCTTCTCCATCGACCTAGACCGCTCCCGGGAACTGGAGATTGGAGTCTACTGGCGCGACTGGCGCTCCCTGTGTGCCGTGAAGGTTCTGCGCCTGGAGGAGTTCATCGACGATGTCCGTCATGGCATGGCGTTGCAACTGGAGCCGCAGGGTCTACTCTTCGCCGAGGTAAAATTCCTGAACCCGATGATATCGCAGAAGCCGAAGCTGCGGCGCCAGCGCATGATCTTCAATAGGCAGCAGGCGAAGAACATCTCCCGGGCCAAGCAGATGAACATCAATGTGGCCACCTGGGGCCGTCTGCTGAAGCGCAACGCCCCCAACCATGTACACATGAGTTCTGGGGGAACAGGAGCTCCCCCAGCCGGTGCCTCCCCCATGGCGGCCAGCTTCACCCGGGACTCGGACTCGCCGATCTCAAGGACACCGTCGTCGGATGCACTGGTCGAACCGGAGCCATATACGCCCGGCGAGCAGGCCCAGAATCTGGAATTCGATCCGGATGCTGGCATCAACGAGCACGTGGAAACTCCTGGCGAATACCCGGATCCCTCGGCCAGCGGCCTGAGTGGCATGCGTCCCCTGTCCATGCACATGCAGGGCATCAGCGTCCTCCCACCGGATTCACCGCCAGTTACCGCGGCGGGCGCTGCCGGCAGACCCGGAACGCTCAACCTACAGATGCCGGGTGCCACTAAAGGAGCGGCTATCCAGGGCGGACGCACTGCAGCCCCCACAACGGCCCCACCGCCACCACCCGTGGCGGTGAAGCCCTCCACCACGACGCCAGTGCTGGACCAGGAG GTAATACCGCAGCTGGGCAAGCTCTATGTAGGCGGcggccagcaacagcagcagcagtatgTGCAGTCCTCGCCCATCATCCAGGAGCCACCCACTCCGACCATTTATGGGAATAATGCCACTTCAGGTGTGCCCCAATTCCCACAGCCCTCACAGAGGCAGGAGAAGcaaccacagcagcagcaacccaTCTATGCCAATCAGTACGAGTTGAATGTGGCCAAGGCGGCGGCAGCCGCTTCCGTTTACACCCCCGGCTCCAATGCCAACagtcagcaacagcaacagcagcaacaacagcagcgcCGTAGTGTTGCCCGTGGCCTGCAGTATCGCGAATCCGGCGGAATCGAGGCCGGACGCGCCGGTAAGGCTCCCAATGCCGGCATGCTGTCGATGGACAACTTCCGCCTGCTGAGTGTTTTGGGTCGTGGCCACTTCGGCAAGGTTATACTGTCACAGTTGCGTACTAACAACCAGTACTATGCCATCAAGGCGCTCAAGAAGGGCGACATTATTGCCCGGGACGAGGTCGAGTCCCTGCTCAGTGAGAAGCGCATTTTCGAGGTGGCCAATGCCATGCGTCATCCCTTCTTAGTCAACTTGTATTCGTGCTTCCAAACTGAC CAACACGTTTGTTTTGTGATGGAGTACGCCGCCGGTGGCGATCTAATGATGCACATCCATACGGATGTGTTCCTGGAGCCGCGTGCCGTCTTCTATGCCGCCTGTGTGGTCTTGGGTTTGCAGTATCTGCACGAGAACAAGATCATCTATCGGGACCTGAAGCTGGACAACTTGCTGCTGGACACGGAGGGCTATGTCAAGATCGCCGACTTTGGCCTGTGCAAAGAGGGCATGGGCTTCGGGGATCGCACTGGCACTTTCTGTGGCACGCCAGAGTTCCTGGCTCCAGAAGTGCTCACAGAGACCTCGTACACTCGGGCCGTGGATTGGTGGGGTCTGggtgttttaatttttgagaTGTTGGTTGGGGAG TCCCCGTTCCCCGGCGACGATGAAGAAGAGGTATTCGATTCAATTGTCAACGATGAGGTGCGCTATCCGCGTTTCCTTTCACTGGAGGCCATAGCCGTGATGCGTAGG CTGCTGCGCAAGAACCCCGAACGACGACTGGGATCTTCGGAACGCGATGCGGAGGATGTGAAAAAGCAGGCCTTCTTCCGATCTATTGTCTGGGATGATTTGCTGCTCCGCAAAGTCAAACCACCGTTTGTGCCCACAATT AACCATTTGGAGGATGTCTCAAACTTTGACGAGGAGTTCACGTCGGAGAAGGCCCAACTAACGCCACCGAAGGAGCCGCGCCACCTCTCCGAGGACGAGCAGGTGCTCTTCCAGGACTTTTCATACACGGCCGAATGGTGTTAG
- the Pkn gene encoding serine/threonine-protein kinase N isoform X5: protein MSNIYHLSFPQGEYIKHPVLYELSHKYGFTENLPESCMSIRLEEIKEAIRREIRKELKIKEGAEKLREVAKDRRSLSDVAVLVKKSKSKLAELKSELQELESQILLTSANTAVNSNGQEAITASVDPNGGLLVGGAVGGLGGGNNALEGGGPATANDKVLASLEKQLQIEMKVKTGAENMIQSLGIGCDKKLLAEAHQMLADSKAKIEFLRLRIIKVKQNREQADRMKATRQMLDEHGQTVAGNSSSQPQSLETTLEERIEELRHRLRIEAAVVDGAKNVIRTLQTANRAPDKKALQEAHGRLSESSRKLDLLRYSLDLRRQELPADSPAAQLLKTELQIVQQSTSPVPVTYTSLQSSHGGLLGGKPYQSVSSLGRCASVTGKLEVRLMGCQDLLEDVPGRSRRDKDNNSSPGDLRSFVKGVTSRSSSKSYSVKDETSIEIMAVIKLDNITVGQTSWKPCSQQAWDQRFSIDLDRSRELEIGVYWRDWRSLCAVKVLRLEEFIDDVRHGMALQLEPQGLLFAEVKFLNPMISQKPKLRRQRMIFNRQQAKNISRAKQMNINVATWGRLLKRNAPNHVHMSSGGTGAPPAGASPMAASFTRDSDSPISRTPSSDALVEPEPYTPGEQAQNLEFDPDAGINEHVETPGEYPDPSASGLSGMRPLSMHMQGISVLPPDSPPVTAAGAAGRPGTLNLQMPGATKGAAIQGGRTAAPTTAPPPPPVAVKPSTTTPVLDQELQDALHEFDFLTDLDSRPATLRRLLKDQQPMTLDPEALESLLLQQQLSEQQALQERQRQEQLRLQQFQEAQRQAILQMCEKHREPEELDQDHQLPPYTLTAPPPKPPLSLRMPSSSQSQSHSHSQCPTHNPQFQLQQPQPPSKLHPAQKSTESEPPSAVEQQLHRPVLTLPPVVLLGGRTEEERSVPPSPLVEYPEDDDEYLYRDSQSSRLHSSHSSSAGDRFCVEARISLVHITLEPINASRTTSCLIEEVAEPDLQPEVKAVAESQSPHKVSEAYVESILLETVEKLESEVPVQVQVNQVIPQLGKLYVGGGQQQQQQYVQSSPIIQEPPTPTIYGNNATSGVPQFPQPSQRQEKQPQQQQPIYANQYELNVAKAAAAASVYTPGSNANSQQQQQQQQQQRRSVARGLQYRESGGIEAGRAGKAPNAGMLSMDNFRLLSVLGRGHFGKVILSQLRTNNQYYAIKALKKGDIIARDEVESLLSEKRIFEVANAMRHPFLVNLYSCFQTDQHVCFVMEYAAGGDLMMHIHTDVFLEPRAVFYAACVVLGLQYLHENKIIYRDLKLDNLLLDTEGYVKIADFGLCKEGMGFGDRTGTFCGTPEFLAPEVLTETSYTRAVDWWGLGVLIFEMLVGESPFPGDDEEEVFDSIVNDEVRYPRFLSLEAIAVMRRLLRKNPERRLGSSERDAEDVKKQAFFRSIVWDDLLLRKVKPPFVPTINHLEDVSNFDEEFTSEKAQLTPPKEPRHLSEDEQVLFQDFSYTAEWC from the exons ATGTCTAATATCTATCATCTTTCCTTTCCACAGGGCGAATACATAAAGCATCCTGTTCTGTACGAACTGAGTCACAAATATGGTTTCACAGAGAATCTGCCCGAGAGCTGTATGTCCATACGGCTGGAGGAGATCAAGGAGGCCATACGCCGCGAGATTCGCAAGGAGCTGAAGATCAAGGAGGGCGCCGAGAAGCTGCGCGAGGTGGCCAAGGACCGGCGCTCCCTCAGCGATGTGGCCGTTCTTGTCAAGAAGAGCAAAAGCAAGCTGGCCGAGCTGAAGTCCGAGTTGCAGGAGCTGGAGAGCCAAATCCTACTGACATCGGCCAACACTGCGGTGAACAGCAATGGCCAAG AAGCTATTACTGCCAGCGTTGATCCCAATGGAGGCCTCTTGGTTGGCGGCGCAGTTGGTGGACTGGGCGGCGGAAACAACGCACTGGAGGGCGGTGGCCCGGCCACTGCCAACGACAAAGTTCTGGCCTCGCTGGAGAAGCAGCTGCAGATCGAGATGAAGGTCAAGACCGGGGCGGAGAACATGATCCAGTCGCTGGGAATCGGATGCGACAAGAAGCTCCTGGCCGAGGCCCACCAGATGCTGGCCGATTCGAAGGCCAAAATCGAGTTCCTGCGACTGCGCATCATCAAGGTGAAACAGAACCGCGAACAGGCCGATCGCATGAAGGCCACGCGCCAAATGCTGGACGAACATGGCCAGACGGTGGCCGGCAATAGCAGTAGCCAGCCGCAGAGTCTGGAGACGACGCTGGAGGAGCGAATTGAGGAGCTGCGGCATCGGTTACGGATCGAGGCAGCCGTCGTGGATGGAGCCAAGAATGTGATCCGAACGCTTCAGACGGCCAACCGGGCTCCAGACAAGAAGGCGCTACAGGAG GCCCATGGACGCTTGTCGGAGTCTTCGCGAAAACTGGATCTCTTGCGCTACTCGCTGGACCTTCGCCGCCAGGAGCTGCCCGCCGACTCTCCCGCCGCCCAATTGCTGAAAACGGAGCTGCAGATCGTCCAGCAATCCACGTCCCCGGTCCCCGTCACCTACACCTCCCTGCAATCGAGTCACGGCGGTCTGCTGGGCGGCAAGCCCTACCAGTCGGTCTCGTCGCTGGGCAGGTGCGCCAGTGTCACCGGCAAGCTGGAGGTGCGTCTCATGGGCTGCCAGGATCTGCTGGAAGATGTGCCCGGACGATCGAGGAGGGACAAGGACAACAACTCCAGTCCGGGGGATCTGCGAAGCTTCGTCAAGGGCGTGACATCGCGCAGCAGTTCGAAGAGCTATTCGGTGAAGGACGAGACCTCCATCGAGATCATGGCGGTCATTAAGCTGGACAACATCACCGTGGGCCAAACATCCTGGAAGCCGTGCTCGCAGCAGGCCTGGGACCAGCGCTTCTCCATCGACCTAGACCGCTCCCGGGAACTGGAGATTGGAGTCTACTGGCGCGACTGGCGCTCCCTGTGTGCCGTGAAGGTTCTGCGCCTGGAGGAGTTCATCGACGATGTCCGTCATGGCATGGCGTTGCAACTGGAGCCGCAGGGTCTACTCTTCGCCGAGGTAAAATTCCTGAACCCGATGATATCGCAGAAGCCGAAGCTGCGGCGCCAGCGCATGATCTTCAATAGGCAGCAGGCGAAGAACATCTCCCGGGCCAAGCAGATGAACATCAATGTGGCCACCTGGGGCCGTCTGCTGAAGCGCAACGCCCCCAACCATGTACACATGAGTTCTGGGGGAACAGGAGCTCCCCCAGCCGGTGCCTCCCCCATGGCGGCCAGCTTCACCCGGGACTCGGACTCGCCGATCTCAAGGACACCGTCGTCGGATGCACTGGTCGAACCGGAGCCATATACGCCCGGCGAGCAGGCCCAGAATCTGGAATTCGATCCGGATGCTGGCATCAACGAGCACGTGGAAACTCCTGGCGAATACCCGGATCCCTCGGCCAGCGGCCTGAGTGGCATGCGTCCCCTGTCCATGCACATGCAGGGCATCAGCGTCCTCCCACCGGATTCACCGCCAGTTACCGCGGCGGGCGCTGCCGGCAGACCCGGAACGCTCAACCTACAGATGCCGGGTGCCACTAAAGGAGCGGCTATCCAGGGCGGACGCACTGCAGCCCCCACAACGGCCCCACCGCCACCACCCGTGGCGGTGAAGCCCTCCACCACGACGCCAGTGCTGGACCAGGAG CTGCAGGATGCCCTGCACGAATTTGATTTCCTCACCGACTTGGATTCGCGTCCCGCCACATTGCGTCGCCTGCTGAAGGATCAGCAGCCCATGACGCTGGATCCAGAGGCGCTGGAGAGCCTACTGTTGCAGCAACAGCTATCGGAGCAACAGGCCCTGCAGGAGCGCCAGCGGCAGGAGCAGCTGCGCCTGCAGCAGTTCCAGGAGGCCCAGCGCCAGGCGATCCTGCAGATGTGCGAGAAACATAGAGAGCCGGAGGAGCTAGATCAGGATCACCAGTTGCCGCCATACACCCTCACCGCTCCGCCACCAAAGCCGCCCCTTTCGCTACGCATGCCAAGCtcaagccaaagccaaagccatagccatagccaaTGCCCAACCCACAACCCACAATTTCAGTTGCAGCAGCCCCAGCCACCGAGCAAGCTACATCCCGCCCAGAAATCCACGGAATCCGAACCGCCATCGGCTGTGGAACAGCAGCTGCACCGACCGGTTCTCACCCTGCCACCCGTGGTCCTACTGGGCGGCAGAACGGAGGAGGAACGATCGGTGCCGCCGTCACCGCTGGTGGAATATCCCGAGGACGATGACGAGTATCTGTACAGGGATAGCCAGAGCAGCCGGCTGCATTCCAGTCACAGCTCCAGCGCCGGCGATCGTTTCTGTGTGGAG GCCCGCATTAGTCTTGTACATATCACCCTTGAACCGATCAATGCCAGCCGGACGACCAGTTGCCTGATAGAAGAGGTGGCCGAGCCGGATCTGCAGCCGGAGGTCAAGGCCGTGGCGGAGTCGCAGTCGCCACATAAAGTATCCGAGGCTTATGTTGAGAGCATTCTGCTCGAAACGGTTGAGAAGTTAGAATCAGAAGTCCCAGTCCAAGTCCAAGTGAATCAG GTAATACCGCAGCTGGGCAAGCTCTATGTAGGCGGcggccagcaacagcagcagcagtatgTGCAGTCCTCGCCCATCATCCAGGAGCCACCCACTCCGACCATTTATGGGAATAATGCCACTTCAGGTGTGCCCCAATTCCCACAGCCCTCACAGAGGCAGGAGAAGcaaccacagcagcagcaacccaTCTATGCCAATCAGTACGAGTTGAATGTGGCCAAGGCGGCGGCAGCCGCTTCCGTTTACACCCCCGGCTCCAATGCCAACagtcagcaacagcaacagcagcaacaacagcagcgcCGTAGTGTTGCCCGTGGCCTGCAGTATCGCGAATCCGGCGGAATCGAGGCCGGACGCGCCGGTAAGGCTCCCAATGCCGGCATGCTGTCGATGGACAACTTCCGCCTGCTGAGTGTTTTGGGTCGTGGCCACTTCGGCAAGGTTATACTGTCACAGTTGCGTACTAACAACCAGTACTATGCCATCAAGGCGCTCAAGAAGGGCGACATTATTGCCCGGGACGAGGTCGAGTCCCTGCTCAGTGAGAAGCGCATTTTCGAGGTGGCCAATGCCATGCGTCATCCCTTCTTAGTCAACTTGTATTCGTGCTTCCAAACTGAC CAACACGTTTGTTTTGTGATGGAGTACGCCGCCGGTGGCGATCTAATGATGCACATCCATACGGATGTGTTCCTGGAGCCGCGTGCCGTCTTCTATGCCGCCTGTGTGGTCTTGGGTTTGCAGTATCTGCACGAGAACAAGATCATCTATCGGGACCTGAAGCTGGACAACTTGCTGCTGGACACGGAGGGCTATGTCAAGATCGCCGACTTTGGCCTGTGCAAAGAGGGCATGGGCTTCGGGGATCGCACTGGCACTTTCTGTGGCACGCCAGAGTTCCTGGCTCCAGAAGTGCTCACAGAGACCTCGTACACTCGGGCCGTGGATTGGTGGGGTCTGggtgttttaatttttgagaTGTTGGTTGGGGAG TCCCCGTTCCCCGGCGACGATGAAGAAGAGGTATTCGATTCAATTGTCAACGATGAGGTGCGCTATCCGCGTTTCCTTTCACTGGAGGCCATAGCCGTGATGCGTAGG CTGCTGCGCAAGAACCCCGAACGACGACTGGGATCTTCGGAACGCGATGCGGAGGATGTGAAAAAGCAGGCCTTCTTCCGATCTATTGTCTGGGATGATTTGCTGCTCCGCAAAGTCAAACCACCGTTTGTGCCCACAATT AACCATTTGGAGGATGTCTCAAACTTTGACGAGGAGTTCACGTCGGAGAAGGCCCAACTAACGCCACCGAAGGAGCCGCGCCACCTCTCCGAGGACGAGCAGGTGCTCTTCCAGGACTTTTCATACACGGCCGAATGGTGTTAG